The genomic DNA GTGCCGTAAGGCGGATGCGAAACTTGATCCGCGCTGAGTTCTTCCTTTGTGGTAAAAGGCAGCTGCTGATAATCCATCAGCGTTTGCACAGCGTTTGGATCTGTAATCCCAGCTTCGGTGAGTTTTTGTCGATAGAATGCGTTTGTCTCTAACACCAGGGCAAGCATCTCACGGAGGCGGTGTAATTGTGTTTGTATTTCCATGTATTAGGTATATCGCGTATTCTGGTATTCTGGCGCATAGAACGCTGGCAGCAAACTATCGACTCGGAGCAATCCACGTTGTGTCAGTTGGATTTCATCTGATGCAGCATTGACACGCAGCATACCATCGTTTTGCAGTTTTTCATAGGCTTCGGCATAAATATCGAGGATATCTGCGCTGAACTTCGCTTGGAAGTAGGAAGGACTGATTTTACCGAGTTTGAGCTGCAGTATCATCTCACGCGTCAATCGTTCAGATTCTGTCGGTTTCAGTGCGCGGTAAATTGGGAGTCTATCTTCCGCAAGGTTGCCGAGGTAGTCTCCCCATGAGGGTGCGTTTTGAAAGTGGATTCCGCTGAGATGCGAAAAAGAGGCAACGCCTGTGCCTATCATATCACTGCCCTGCCAGACTGCGTCGCGATAGACGAACTGACAGTGTTTGTCTTTCTTGAGGACGGTATACGCGCTGGATTGTGTGTAACCGGCTTGAGCAAACTGTTCAAAAGCGTATTGGTGCCATTCACGCTTCAGTTTCCAATCCGCCACCGGTAGTGCGTCGCCGCCGAGGATGTCCTTGGAATAGACGGTATTGAATGGCAATTCGAGTTGATAGACGGTGATACTGTCCGGATCGAGTTCAATCGTCTTTCTGACAGTCTCACGCCAACTTTCCCATGTTTCGCCTATCATGCCTGAGATGAGGTCAATGTTCACTTGATCGAATGCCAACATTTTTATCCACGGCGCGATGCGATAAACCTCTTTGGAGAGATGCGCTCTCCCGTTTTCGGCGAGAATCTCGTCGTTCAGATTCTCAACGCCGAGACTGAGTCGGGTGACACCGATTTCTTTGATGGCATCGAGTTTCTTTTTCGTCAAGGTCCCGGGTTCACACTCAAACGCTACTTCTTCAGCGGCATCCCACGGCATCGCCCGTTTCACTCTATCAACGAGAGCCGTCAAGTGTTTGACACTGATATAGGACGGTGTGCCACCGCCAAAATAGACGAATCTTAGTGGACGACCTGCGATTGCGGGTTGTTCGCTATAAAGTTCAATCTCTTTCGCGAGTGCGTTCAGGTACGTATCGATTTCGGAACTGTTTTTGTCGGTATAGACGCGAAAATAGCAGAATTTGCACCGTTTCCGACAGAACGGGATATGGAGGTAAAGTCCTAAGGTCGCGTCTGGACGCGGGGATTCGTTGAGTGCGCGATGTACCTCTGGCACGTCAGATTCACCCCATGTGGAATATGGTGGGTAGTTGGAAACGAAAACGCTCCCTACGGTTGTATCTTTTGAATCTATGCCTGCTGTTGCAGGTTCCGCTAAGGGCGTTGCTTGCGAGCCCGTGTTTAACTGTGTTTTAGACATGATCTATTTTTCTCCAAAGCAGTACAGAATTCCATCTTCTGTACCGATGTAAATTTTACTATCCGAGACGCTCGGTGAGGCAACGATAGATGAACCTGTTGCGAATTCCCACACCGATTCTCCAGTCGTAATATCTAAAGCGATAAACAACCCTCGAGTCGTTCCGAAAAAAGCACGCGTGCCAGCGATAACAGCGGAGGATTCAATGCTGGATTTGGTGGTATAAGTCCATACCGGTTCTCCTGTTTCCCGTGAGAGGGCGTGCACCATCTTATCGCGTCCGCCAATAATAATGCTGTTCTCGGTGAGGGCGGCTGAGGCGAAGAATGGAAATTGCCGTTTTGGGTGCCGATACCGCCACGCGATCTCCCCTATGTCTAACGCGACTCCCAATATTTCGGTGCCATACGTGCCACAATAGACCCTATTTTGTGAAATTGCAGGACTTGCAGCGACATACGCGCCGAGTTCTACCTGTTGCGTCTGTGTGCCGTCGTCAATACTGATAACGCGGAGATAGCTGTCGCATCCGGTGACAATCACGAAGTTTTTGGCATCACCAGATCCGCTTTCAGGTTGTGTCCAGACACCGGGGGTACCGTGGACATATCCTTCCGTCTCAAATTTCCAGCCCAACGCTCCATTTTCGCGGTTGAGGCAGTAGAGGAATCCGTCGTAGGAACCGAATAACACACGGTCGCCAGCAAAATTTGCCGATGATATGATTTCACCCTCTGTCTGAAACTGCCATTTCATTTCGTGGGTGTTGAGGTCTACTGCATGAAAGACACCATCGCCGTCACCGAAGTAGATAACTCCATCATGGATAGCGGGTGACGCTTTGATTGCGCTGTTCGTCTGGTAGGTCCATCTCTTTTCACCTGTTTCCGCATTGATGGCGTAGAGGATCCCATCCAACGCGCCGATATAGACTGTTCCATCAACGACTGCGGCGGTGGACTCAATCATATCTCCTGCTTGAAAAGTCCAAAGCAATTGCGGATTGTTAGGAAGTTCGGAATCCGCAACACCCGTGAGTTGTGGGTCGCCACGAAAACTTGTCCAGTTGCCGAGCGTTGCATTTGCAATGCTAAGTAGTAATACAAAGATGAGAAAGATAGCAGGCACATTTCGTTGTGCCGTCGCCTTCGGTTTCTTTGAGTGTGTTGGATTACATACAAATGCTTGTATTTCAATAAACCTGTTCATAAAGTTTCATAAAATCGCTGATATTCAAAGGACGCGGGTTGAACTGCGCTGTCCACTGTGTCGCCGCTTCCTTTGCTAATGTGGGTAGGTCTGCTGTCCCTATTGTGTATTGGACAGGGTAATCCCGGAGTCTGTTCGGTAGATTGCCAACCTGTTTTAGTTTTGTGACTCTGTCCGCTAAATCTCCGTCCGGGTACAGTTCATGATAGGCATCTCCTGCGATAGCACTATTGAATCGGATGACGTGTGGTAACATTAACGCGACGGCAACGCCGTGAATAACATCATATCTCGCTGTTAACGGATTGGCACAGGCGTGTGCAGCGCCAAGCATTGAGTTTTCAATCGCCAGTCCAGCGAGATAGGCACCAAACAACATCTTGCTGCGCGCTGCGGAACTTTGGGCTTCAGCGAGACATGCCTCAAAGTTCGTGTTTAGCAACTCCCATGCGTGCCGTGCGAACATACGGGACATTGGGTTATGTCGGGTTGAGACGAAGCTTTCAACGGCATGTGCGATGGCATCTATCGCCGTAATCGCTGCAATCGGTGTCGGCAAGGTCTTGGTGAGCGTCGCATCCAAAATTACGGTGCCGAACCGTGCTTTTTTATCGCCACACGCCATTTTAATGTGCGTCTCTGGTTGCGAGATGAGCGCGAACGACTGTGCCTCGCTGCCGGTCCCAATAGTCGTCGGGATCCCGATAGAGGGCAGCATCGGTTCTGCCGCTTTGTTGGTGCCCCAATAATCCGCCATTTTACCGCCGTTTGTGAGCAGGAAGTTCGCACCTTTCGCACAATCCATTGAGCTGCCACCACCGAGTCCGATGATGAGGTCTATCGGTGCGTTGGTTTCTGCAACTTCAACGGCGACTTCGACATCCTCCGTCGTCGGGTTAGACGTGACATCGGCATAAACGTAGGCGGCGATCCTTTCGCTTTGCAACGCTGAGAGGGCTCTCGCGAGGATACCTACCTTTTCGATGCCCGGATCTGTCGTGAGAAGAATCCGACTGCCGCCCAGTGAACGCGTCAACTCACCGAGCCTTTCAATCGTGTTATCACCGTAGATGATCTGTTGTTTCAGTTCACAATCAAAGGTTTCCATAAATGAATCCGATATAATATGGTGCGCTTGTAATGCGTGCCGGTAGAAGATCGTGGTGTATGAATACTATAATGGTATTGTATAAATCCTATAAAAGGATACCAGAATCTGGAGCGGAAAGTCAAGGGAAAGGCGAATTGTTTCAGTGGTGTGGTCTTATGGAGGGGTCAGCATTGCGGCGATGTCTTCTGGTGGATTGACACCGGACATCTGTTCAACGTTGACGACGTTTCTATTGGTGTGTTGGAGTGAGCGGATACTGTCTTTCCCGATGATTTTAGCGACGGTCAGGTCTAATCTCGCT from Candidatus Poribacteria bacterium includes the following:
- a CDS encoding PQQ-binding-like beta-propeller repeat protein; translated protein: MNRFIEIQAFVCNPTHSKKPKATAQRNVPAIFLIFVLLLSIANATLGNWTSFRGDPQLTGVADSELPNNPQLLWTFQAGDMIESTAAVVDGTVYIGALDGILYAINAETGEKRWTYQTNSAIKASPAIHDGVIYFGDGDGVFHAVDLNTHEMKWQFQTEGEIISSANFAGDRVLFGSYDGFLYCLNRENGALGWKFETEGYVHGTPGVWTQPESGSGDAKNFVIVTGCDSYLRVISIDDGTQTQQVELGAYVAASPAISQNRVYCGTYGTEILGVALDIGEIAWRYRHPKRQFPFFASAALTENSIIIGGRDKMVHALSRETGEPVWTYTTKSSIESSAVIAGTRAFFGTTRGLFIALDITTGESVWEFATGSSIVASPSVSDSKIYIGTEDGILYCFGEK
- a CDS encoding iron-containing alcohol dehydrogenase codes for the protein METFDCELKQQIIYGDNTIERLGELTRSLGGSRILLTTDPGIEKVGILARALSALQSERIAAYVYADVTSNPTTEDVEVAVEVAETNAPIDLIIGLGGGSSMDCAKGANFLLTNGGKMADYWGTNKAAEPMLPSIGIPTTIGTGSEAQSFALISQPETHIKMACGDKKARFGTVILDATLTKTLPTPIAAITAIDAIAHAVESFVSTRHNPMSRMFARHAWELLNTNFEACLAEAQSSAARSKMLFGAYLAGLAIENSMLGAAHACANPLTARYDVIHGVAVALMLPHVIRFNSAIAGDAYHELYPDGDLADRVTKLKQVGNLPNRLRDYPVQYTIGTADLPTLAKEAATQWTAQFNPRPLNISDFMKLYEQVY
- a CDS encoding coproporphyrinogen-III oxidase family protein; this translates as MSKTQLNTGSQATPLAEPATAGIDSKDTTVGSVFVSNYPPYSTWGESDVPEVHRALNESPRPDATLGLYLHIPFCRKRCKFCYFRVYTDKNSSEIDTYLNALAKEIELYSEQPAIAGRPLRFVYFGGGTPSYISVKHLTALVDRVKRAMPWDAAEEVAFECEPGTLTKKKLDAIKEIGVTRLSLGVENLNDEILAENGRAHLSKEVYRIAPWIKMLAFDQVNIDLISGMIGETWESWRETVRKTIELDPDSITVYQLELPFNTVYSKDILGGDALPVADWKLKREWHQYAFEQFAQAGYTQSSAYTVLKKDKHCQFVYRDAVWQGSDMIGTGVASFSHLSGIHFQNAPSWGDYLGNLAEDRLPIYRALKPTESERLTREMILQLKLGKISPSYFQAKFSADILDIYAEAYEKLQNDGMLRVNAASDEIQLTQRGLLRVDSLLPAFYAPEYQNTRYT